In Capsicum annuum cultivar UCD-10X-F1 chromosome 7, UCD10Xv1.1, whole genome shotgun sequence, one genomic interval encodes:
- the LOC107854634 gene encoding zeatin O-glucosyltransferase-like: MEINSENLANNELISEVVVVIVPLQAQGHLNQFLQFACLISSYGLSVYYVGLANYNHQAKVRANALKPSDIAKIHFHDLPSGRGEIPTFWDACTLLRDPIASFVRDISSKSRRVVVVHDPLMSYNVQVVSSLPNAESYMFNCVSAFSSYSMIGLFVRLSVQHEEFLKKLPSLEGIMTDEARNFSVSQIPHMNIRSGDIHNTSKVIEGKYLDLLAEVEIYQNKKQWAIGPILPTKLDHISNRNNICLEWLNKQPRNSVLYISFGTTTSFSDREIKELARGLEQSKQKFIWVLRDADRGDIFTGEARRVELPEGFEERVKEVGLVVREWAPQPEILAHSSTGGFLSHCGWNSCIESITMGVPIAAWPMDSDQPSNSFLVTEILKIGLIVREWEKHEELVRASTIENVVRTLMRSKEGDAIRQRAEELGEAVRRSTEKGGASRMELDSFIAHITR, translated from the coding sequence ATGGAGATTAACAGTGAAAATCTTGCAAACAACGAACTAATCAGTGAAGTAGTTGTAGTAATTGTTCCACTTCAAGCTCAAGGCCATCTCAACCAATTTCTCCAATTTGCCTGTCTAATTTCCTCTTATGGTCTCTCTGTTTACTATGTTGGTTTAGCCAACTACAATCATCAGGCCAAGGTTCGAGCCAACGCTTTAAAACCTTCGGATATAGCCAAGATCCACTTTCATGATCTCCCAAGTGGTAGAGGCGAAATCCCGACATTTTGGGATGCTTGTACGCTCCTACGCGATCCCATTGCTTCCTTCGTTCGTGATATTTCCTCCAAATCAAGACGAGTTGTTGTTGTTCATGATCCTTTAATGTCCTATAATGTTCAGGTTGTTTCTTCTTTGCCCAATGCTGAATCCTATATGTTTAATTGTGTTTCAGCTTTCTCTTCGTACAGTATGATCGGCTTATTTGTGAGGTTGTCTGTCCAACATGAAGAGTTTCTTAAAAAGCTACCCTCCTTAGAAGGAATTATGACAGACGAAGCCAGGAACTTTTCAGTTTCTCAGATTCCGCATATGAATATTAGATCAGGTGATATCCATAATACAAGTAAAGTAATTGAAGGCAAGTATCTTGATTTGCTGGCAGAAGTAGAAATTTATCAGAACAAGAAACAATGGGCAATTGGACCTATTCTGCCTACTAAACTGGATCATATCTCAAATAGGAACAATATATGTTTGGAGTGGCTGAACAAACAACCTCGAAACTCAGTTCTTTATATATCTTTCGGAACTACAACTTCATTTTCTGATAGAGAAATCAAGGAGCTCGCGAGGGGCTTAGAACAAAGCAAACAGAAGTTCATATGGGTGCTGAGAGATGCCGATAGAGGAGATATCTTTACTGGGGAAGCTAGAAGAGTGGAGCTTCCGGAAGGGTTTGAGGAAAGGGTAAAAGAAGTAGGCTTAGTGGTAAGAGAATGGGCACCACAACCAGAAATCTTGGCTCATTCCTCCACGGGTGGGTTCTTGAGTCATTGTGGCTGGAACTCTTGCATAGAGAGTATTACTATGGGGGTGCCTATAGCTGCTTGGCCTATGGACTCTGACCAACCGAGTAATAGTTTCTTGGTGACAGAAATCTTGAAAATAGGCCTGATTGTGAGGGAGTGGGAGAAACACGAGGAGTTGGTAAGGGCATCCACTATTGAAAATGTTGTGAGGACATTAATGAGATCAAAAGAAGGTGATGCAATCAGGCAGAGAGCAGAAGAATTGGGAGAAGCTGTAAGGCGGTCCACGGAGAAAGGGGGGGCTTCGCGAATGGAGTTGGATTCTTTCATCGCACATATCACAAGATAG